In the Streptomyces sp. f51 genome, one interval contains:
- a CDS encoding glycoside hydrolase family 38 C-terminal domain-containing protein: MHDDRSLVEARLERALRQFLRPAQYRERVPLTLSVWHVPGEPVPVARALHVSYEPFTTGTLWGKPWSTSWFRIEGRVPGAWAGRPVEVVIDPGFTGDGPGFQAEGLLYDTAGVPLKGIHPRNRHLTVGAPASGGEEIALLLEAAANPAVLHGFEPTRLGDVLTAGDGPIYRFASADLAVLDEDVWHLVLDIEVLSELMYELDPQRPRRHEILRALENMLDALDLHDVSGTAAAARAELAETLSRPASASAHRVSATGHAHIDSAWLWPLRETVRKASRTFANVTALALDYPELVFACSQAQQYAWVKEHQPHIWERIKKAVEQGNWAPVGSMWVESDANMPGGEALARQIVHGKRFFREELGVETEEIWLPDSFGYTAAFPQLAKLAGVRWFLTQKLSWNQTNRMPHHTFWWEGIDGTRVFTHFPPMDTYNSQFHGRELAHAERNFAEKGLATRSLAPFGWGDGGGGPTREMLEKARRLRSLEGSPTVRIERPEAFFAAAEEEYGTRAPVWSGELYLELHRATYTTQAKTKQGNRRSEHALREAELWCATAAVRDPSYGYPYDALDRLWKTVLLHQFHDILPGSSIAWVHREARETYAGVLAELEEITADAVRALGSGPAAVLNASPYERTEVAGDALVTVPGLGAAALTTGPAATVRAEESDGAVVLENDRLRVRIDADGLLTSVRDLAHGREVLCGPANLLQLHPDHPNAWDAWDIDRHYRRTHTDLTEAESVELVESGPLRAAVRVTRVFGSSRIVQEIRLTAASRRVDIVTEVDWRESEKVLKAAFPLDVQAERSAAEIQFGHVHRPTHANTGWDAARFEICAHRWLRVAEESYGVAVLNDSTYGHDVTRTPHADGLGTTVRLTLLRAPHSPDPETDLGTHGFTYALLPGAGVGDAVAEGLALNLPLRRAAVPALDPLVSVDDPAVTVESVKLAEDRGGDVVVRLYESRGGRARVRVTAGFPVSRAEVTDLLERPLHEAPPEIELRPFQILTLRLRPAR, from the coding sequence GTGCACGACGACCGTTCGCTGGTGGAGGCCCGGCTGGAGCGTGCCCTGCGGCAGTTCCTGCGCCCCGCGCAGTACCGGGAGCGGGTGCCGCTCACCCTCTCCGTATGGCACGTGCCGGGCGAGCCGGTGCCCGTCGCACGGGCCCTCCATGTCTCCTACGAGCCCTTCACCACCGGCACCCTGTGGGGAAAGCCCTGGTCGACGAGCTGGTTCCGGATCGAGGGGCGGGTGCCCGGGGCGTGGGCGGGCCGTCCGGTGGAGGTGGTGATCGATCCCGGGTTCACCGGGGACGGCCCCGGCTTCCAGGCCGAGGGGCTGCTGTACGACACCGCGGGCGTCCCCCTCAAGGGCATCCACCCGCGCAACCGCCATCTGACGGTCGGCGCCCCGGCGAGCGGCGGCGAGGAGATCGCCCTGCTCCTGGAGGCGGCGGCGAACCCCGCCGTCCTGCACGGCTTCGAGCCCACACGCCTGGGAGACGTGCTGACCGCGGGCGATGGGCCGATCTACCGATTCGCGTCTGCCGATCTCGCCGTACTCGACGAGGACGTGTGGCATCTGGTCCTCGACATCGAGGTCCTCTCGGAGCTGATGTACGAGCTGGATCCGCAGCGTCCGCGTCGGCACGAGATCCTGCGCGCCCTGGAGAACATGCTCGACGCCCTCGATCTGCACGACGTGTCCGGCACGGCCGCGGCGGCACGGGCCGAGCTGGCGGAGACGCTGTCCCGGCCCGCTTCGGCCAGCGCGCACCGCGTCTCGGCGACCGGACACGCGCACATCGACTCGGCGTGGCTGTGGCCGCTGCGCGAGACGGTCCGCAAGGCCTCCCGCACCTTCGCCAACGTCACGGCGCTCGCCCTCGACTATCCGGAACTCGTCTTCGCCTGCTCCCAGGCCCAGCAGTACGCCTGGGTCAAGGAACACCAGCCGCACATCTGGGAGCGCATCAAGAAGGCGGTGGAGCAGGGCAACTGGGCTCCGGTGGGCTCGATGTGGGTGGAGTCCGACGCCAACATGCCCGGCGGCGAGGCGCTGGCCCGGCAGATCGTGCACGGCAAGCGGTTCTTCCGCGAGGAACTGGGCGTCGAGACCGAGGAGATCTGGCTGCCCGACTCCTTCGGCTACACGGCCGCGTTCCCGCAGCTGGCGAAGCTCGCCGGCGTCCGCTGGTTCCTCACCCAGAAGCTGAGCTGGAACCAGACCAACAGGATGCCCCACCACACCTTCTGGTGGGAGGGCATCGACGGCACCCGGGTCTTCACCCACTTCCCGCCCATGGACACCTACAACTCCCAGTTCCACGGACGTGAACTCGCCCACGCGGAACGCAACTTCGCGGAGAAGGGCCTGGCCACCCGCTCGCTCGCCCCGTTCGGCTGGGGCGACGGAGGAGGCGGCCCGACCCGGGAGATGCTGGAGAAGGCACGCCGGCTGCGCTCCCTGGAGGGTTCGCCCACGGTCCGGATCGAGCGGCCGGAGGCGTTCTTCGCCGCCGCCGAGGAGGAGTACGGGACCCGGGCTCCGGTGTGGTCGGGCGAGCTGTACCTGGAGCTGCACCGGGCCACCTACACGACCCAGGCCAAGACCAAGCAGGGCAACCGCCGCAGCGAACACGCTCTGCGCGAGGCCGAGTTGTGGTGCGCCACCGCCGCCGTGCGCGATCCGTCGTACGGCTACCCGTACGACGCGCTCGACCGGCTCTGGAAGACCGTGCTGCTGCACCAGTTCCACGACATCCTGCCCGGCTCCTCCATCGCCTGGGTGCACCGCGAGGCACGCGAGACGTACGCCGGGGTGCTCGCGGAACTGGAGGAGATCACCGCCGACGCGGTACGGGCCCTGGGGTCCGGCCCGGCCGCGGTGCTCAACGCCTCGCCCTACGAACGGACCGAGGTGGCAGGGGACGCACTCGTGACGGTTCCGGGGCTGGGCGCCGCCGCCCTGACCACCGGGCCGGCGGCCACCGTACGGGCCGAGGAGAGCGACGGCGCCGTGGTCCTGGAGAACGACCGGCTGCGGGTACGGATCGACGCCGACGGGCTGCTGACCTCCGTACGGGACCTCGCGCACGGCCGGGAGGTGCTGTGCGGTCCCGCCAATCTGCTCCAGCTCCATCCCGACCATCCCAACGCCTGGGACGCCTGGGACATCGACCGGCACTACCGGCGCACGCACACGGACCTGACGGAGGCCGAGTCCGTGGAGCTGGTGGAGAGCGGGCCGCTGCGGGCCGCCGTGCGCGTCACCCGGGTCTTCGGCTCCTCCCGGATCGTCCAGGAGATCCGGCTGACGGCCGCGAGCCGCCGGGTGGACATCGTGACCGAGGTCGACTGGCGGGAGTCGGAGAAGGTCCTCAAGGCCGCCTTCCCGCTGGACGTGCAGGCCGAACGGTCCGCGGCCGAGATCCAGTTCGGGCACGTCCACCGTCCCACCCACGCCAACACCGGCTGGGACGCGGCCCGTTTCGAGATCTGCGCCCACCGCTGGCTGCGGGTCGCCGAGGAGTCGTACGGCGTCGCGGTGCTCAACGACTCGACGTACGGCCACGACGTGACCCGCACGCCGCACGCCGACGGCCTCGGCACCACCGTACGGCTGACCCTGCTGCGCGCCCCGCACAGCCCGGACCCGGAGACCGACCTCGGCACGCACGGGTTCACCTACGCGCTGCTGCCCGGGGCCGGCGTGGGGGACGCCGTGGCGGAGGGGCTGGCACTCAACCTGCCGCTGCGGCGGGCCGCGGTGCCGGCGCTCGACCCCCTGGTGAGCGTCGACGACCCCGCGGTCACCGTCGAGTCGGTCAAGCTCGCGGAGGACCGCGGCGGCGATGTGGTGGTGCGGCTGTACGAGTCACGGGGCGGTCGGGCCCGCGTGAGGGTGACCGCCGGATTCCCGGTCTCCCGGGCCGAGGTGACCGACCTGCTGGAACGGCCGCTGCACGAGGCTCCGCCGGAGATCGAGCTGCGGCCGTTCCAGATCTTGACCCTGCGACTGCGACCCGCCCGCTAG
- a CDS encoding ATP-binding protein, producing the protein MRGPDGAQLRRRLGKADLRAVSEARRALREHLRHWGKPGRAETAELLTSELVTNALIHTDDDAVLTATIGPGGLRVEVRDFVGRRPRLCVPNADDGTHGRGLVLVQSLADAWGVRSHGVGKAVWFELNGDAVQ; encoded by the coding sequence ATGCGGGGACCGGACGGCGCGCAGCTCAGGCGCCGGCTGGGCAAGGCGGATCTGAGAGCGGTGTCCGAGGCGCGCAGGGCGCTGAGGGAGCACTTACGGCACTGGGGGAAACCGGGCCGGGCCGAGACGGCGGAGCTCTTGACCAGCGAGCTCGTCACCAACGCGCTGATCCACACGGATGACGACGCCGTCCTGACGGCGACCATCGGACCGGGCGGACTGCGTGTGGAGGTCCGGGACTTCGTGGGGCGCAGGCCCAGACTGTGCGTACCGAACGCCGACGACGGTACGCACGGCAGGGGTCTCGTCCTCGTCCAGTCCCTGGCCGACGCGTGGGGCGTACGGTCCCACGGCGTGGGCAAGGCGGTGTGGTTCGAACTGAACGGCGACGCGGTGCAGTGA
- a CDS encoding DUF2637 domain-containing protein: MRLTDISLNWLLPGAVLLLGLLAAVAVLARGKRSGDSASSDDSWERTEERRRRKEAVYGTASYVLLFCCAAVAAALSFHGLVGFGQQNLGLSDGWEYLVPFGLDGAAMFCSVLAVREASHGDAALGSRILVWTFAGAAAWFNWVHAPRGVDHAGAPQFFAGMSLSAAVLFDRALKQTRRAALREQGLVPRPLPQIRIVRWLRAPRETYSAWSLMLLENVRSLDEAVDEVREDRRQKEQTRLRRRNEERVERAHLKALSRGHRGFPGRGAARELETTTVERAPAGASTEPAISTAEQLPVRSRPSLTPVRKSTEPITVDLTTEDDTMALPRLDSLERKLKDLEQQFG, translated from the coding sequence ATGAGACTGACCGACATATCGCTGAACTGGCTGCTTCCGGGCGCCGTTCTGCTCCTGGGCCTGCTGGCGGCGGTGGCGGTGCTCGCACGCGGCAAGCGGTCCGGGGACAGCGCGAGCAGCGACGACTCGTGGGAGCGGACCGAGGAACGCCGCAGGCGCAAGGAGGCCGTCTACGGCACCGCCTCCTACGTCCTGCTGTTCTGCTGTGCCGCCGTCGCGGCGGCACTCTCCTTCCACGGCCTGGTCGGCTTCGGCCAGCAGAACCTCGGCCTCTCCGACGGCTGGGAGTACCTCGTCCCGTTCGGCCTGGACGGCGCGGCGATGTTCTGTTCCGTCCTCGCCGTGCGCGAGGCCAGCCACGGTGACGCGGCCCTCGGCTCCCGCATACTCGTGTGGACCTTCGCCGGTGCCGCGGCCTGGTTCAACTGGGTGCACGCGCCCCGGGGCGTGGACCACGCCGGGGCTCCCCAGTTCTTCGCGGGCATGTCCCTGTCGGCGGCCGTCCTGTTCGACCGGGCCCTGAAGCAGACCCGCCGGGCCGCCCTGCGCGAGCAGGGTCTGGTGCCGCGTCCCCTGCCGCAGATCCGTATAGTCCGCTGGCTGCGTGCTCCCCGTGAGACGTACAGCGCGTGGTCGCTGATGCTCCTGGAGAACGTCCGGTCCCTGGACGAGGCCGTGGACGAGGTGCGCGAGGACCGGCGCCAGAAGGAGCAGACCCGGCTGCGCCGCCGCAACGAGGAGCGGGTCGAGCGGGCGCACCTCAAGGCGCTCAGCCGTGGTCACCGCGGCTTCCCCGGGCGGGGCGCCGCCCGGGAACTGGAGACCACGACCGTGGAGCGCGCGCCCGCCGGGGCCTCCACGGAGCCTGCCATATCCACCGCGGAGCAGCTGCCCGTGCGATCGCGGCCCTCCCTCACCCCCGTACGCAAGAGCACTGAGCCGATCACCGTCGACCTCACCACGGAGGACGACACGATGGCACTGCCCCGCCTCGACTCGCTGGAGCGCAAGCTCAAGGATCTGGAGCAGCAGTTCGGCTGA
- a CDS encoding (2Fe-2S)-binding protein codes for MPAVVSPVAEAYARLGEVFPGLGVTELGAAEAAPRGAGWAAAARLAEGGPDLDAFLAWDEAQVVRDYGERARPDVVAGFGLHRYAWPACLLITVPWFLGRRVPRLPVQDVTFHRELGRMAVRVTTFACLPDDPAAVLPGARVVPDEEALRAEVRAAVAEHLEPVLGGFGPRMRRRGRALWGMATDEIVEGLWYVAHLLGEERRATRELELLLPGSTRPYVGSAAFRELTGPGGEPLPTRDRVSCCLFYTVRPADTCVTCPRTCDADRVAKLTAAAAS; via the coding sequence GTGCCGGCCGTCGTGTCGCCCGTGGCGGAGGCCTACGCGCGGCTCGGCGAGGTCTTCCCCGGACTGGGTGTCACCGAGCTGGGAGCGGCGGAGGCGGCCCCGCGGGGCGCGGGTTGGGCCGCCGCCGCCCGGCTCGCCGAGGGCGGACCCGACCTCGACGCCTTCCTCGCCTGGGACGAGGCCCAGGTGGTCAGGGACTACGGCGAGCGGGCGCGGCCGGACGTCGTGGCCGGTTTCGGACTGCACCGGTACGCGTGGCCGGCCTGCCTGCTGATCACGGTGCCGTGGTTCCTCGGACGGCGGGTGCCGCGCCTGCCTGTGCAGGACGTCACATTCCACCGCGAGCTCGGCCGGATGGCCGTCCGGGTCACCACGTTCGCCTGCCTGCCGGACGACCCGGCCGCCGTCCTGCCGGGCGCCCGGGTGGTACCGGACGAGGAGGCGCTGCGCGCGGAGGTGCGGGCCGCGGTGGCCGAGCACCTGGAACCGGTCCTCGGCGGCTTCGGACCGCGGATGCGCCGGCGCGGCCGCGCCCTGTGGGGCATGGCGACCGACGAGATCGTCGAGGGTCTCTGGTACGTCGCCCATCTGCTCGGCGAGGAGCGGCGCGCGACGCGCGAGCTGGAACTGCTGCTGCCGGGCTCGACGCGGCCGTACGTCGGCTCGGCGGCCTTCCGTGAACTGACCGGACCGGGCGGGGAGCCCCTGCCGACCCGGGACCGGGTGAGCTGCTGCCTCTTCTACACCGTGCGGCCGGCCGACACCTGCGTCACCTGCCCGCGCACCTGCGACGCGGACCGCGTCGCCAAGTTGACGGCCGCCGCGGCGAGTTGA
- a CDS encoding GntR family transcriptional regulator, producing MRRAVRTEDPGPAGNAGPVSADEARPAVRPDNSWPAHADEVRARAESGRTEEARPAVRAEAARPVVQRASVRGQILDALRTALVAGELAPGEVYSAPALGDRFGVSATPVREAMQQLALEGAVEVVPNRGFRVIARGTRELAELAEIRGLIEVPVMLRLARTVPAARWAELRPLAEATVRAATSGCRASYAESDRSFHRAVLALAGNEQLVRIADDLHRRAQWPLVGGPASRGRADLVADAAEHTALLDALIAEDLAVVQVLVREHFAGAS from the coding sequence ATCCGCCGAGCCGTACGCACCGAGGACCCCGGGCCCGCCGGGAACGCCGGGCCCGTATCCGCCGACGAGGCGCGCCCCGCCGTCCGCCCGGACAACTCCTGGCCCGCGCACGCCGACGAGGTCCGGGCGCGAGCGGAGTCGGGGCGTACCGAGGAGGCCCGCCCCGCCGTGCGCGCGGAGGCCGCCCGTCCCGTCGTGCAGCGTGCCTCCGTGCGCGGGCAGATCCTCGACGCCCTGCGCACCGCGCTCGTCGCCGGTGAACTCGCCCCGGGCGAGGTGTACTCGGCGCCCGCGCTCGGCGATCGCTTCGGGGTGTCGGCGACGCCCGTGCGGGAGGCGATGCAGCAACTCGCCCTGGAGGGCGCCGTCGAGGTCGTCCCCAACCGGGGCTTCCGCGTCATCGCGCGCGGCACCCGGGAGCTGGCCGAACTCGCCGAGATCCGGGGCCTGATCGAGGTCCCGGTGATGCTCAGGCTCGCCCGTACCGTGCCCGCCGCCCGCTGGGCCGAGCTGCGCCCCCTCGCCGAGGCCACCGTGCGGGCCGCCACCTCGGGCTGCCGGGCGAGCTACGCGGAGTCCGACCGGTCCTTCCACCGGGCCGTGCTGGCCCTCGCGGGCAACGAGCAACTGGTCCGCATCGCCGACGATCTGCACCGCCGGGCCCAGTGGCCCCTCGTCGGCGGTCCCGCCTCCCGGGGCCGCGCCGACCTGGTGGCCGACGCGGCCGAACACACCGCCCTGCTGGACGCGTTGATCGCGGAGGACCTGGCGGTCGTGCAGGTTCTGGTACGGGAGCACTTCGCCGGGGCGTCCTGA
- a CDS encoding PucR family transcriptional regulator ligand-binding domain-containing protein: MRLRALLDTDALGLRLLGGEDELDRTVRGVMTTDLKDPSRYLSGGELVLTGLAWRHDAEDSEPFVRILAGTGVAALAAGEAELGDIPDDLVVACARHRLPLFAVNESVAFATITEHVVRQVSGERAGDLAAVVERHRRMMTSGPAGGGPDVVLDLLGTDLDLRAWVLSPAGRPIAGSKLAGGPLPAGTRAELAAAHLAAVRTGRRGPHRVTVGHAMYSLFPVRSSGRTAGAFRDVRETVLSDWLLAVEADAGDWPEERLDLLQGVTQLIAVERDRRDAARTVRRRLAQEVLELVQTGAAPAEIAARLRVAAPVLLPGLGAAPHWQVVVARVEWDGGGIECGPVAQALLEEILVDPLTPGPEHSDRIAVAHSGDEAVALVPLPAVPSDEDGSDPGLHADALLAAVREPLSAGLNDDGRLTVGVSAAVHSAEGLRGALEEARHARRVAAARPGRVCAAGHQELASHVLLLPFVPDDVRRAFTARLLDPLREYDSRHRAELIPTLEAFLDCDGSWTRCAARLHLHVNTLRYRVGRIEQLTSRDLSRLEDKLDFFLALRMS, encoded by the coding sequence ATGCGGCTGCGCGCACTGCTGGACACGGACGCGCTGGGCCTGCGGCTGCTCGGCGGCGAGGACGAGCTGGACCGCACCGTACGCGGTGTGATGACCACCGACCTCAAGGACCCGAGCCGCTATCTCTCGGGCGGTGAGCTGGTACTGACCGGTCTGGCCTGGCGGCACGACGCCGAGGACTCCGAGCCGTTCGTCCGGATCCTCGCGGGCACCGGCGTCGCGGCCCTCGCCGCGGGCGAGGCCGAGCTGGGCGACATCCCCGACGACCTGGTCGTGGCCTGCGCCCGGCACCGGCTGCCGCTGTTCGCCGTGAACGAGTCCGTGGCCTTCGCCACGATCACCGAGCACGTCGTGCGCCAGGTGTCGGGCGAGCGCGCCGGGGATCTGGCCGCCGTGGTGGAGCGGCACCGGCGGATGATGACCTCGGGCCCTGCGGGCGGCGGCCCCGACGTGGTCCTCGACCTCCTCGGAACCGACCTCGACCTGCGCGCCTGGGTCCTCTCCCCCGCCGGGCGGCCCATCGCCGGCTCGAAGCTCGCGGGCGGACCGCTGCCCGCGGGCACCCGCGCCGAGCTGGCCGCCGCCCATCTCGCGGCGGTCCGCACCGGGCGCCGTGGACCGCACCGGGTCACGGTGGGCCACGCGATGTACTCGCTCTTCCCGGTCCGCTCCTCCGGGCGGACGGCGGGCGCCTTCCGGGACGTCCGCGAGACCGTGCTCTCCGACTGGCTGCTCGCGGTCGAGGCCGACGCGGGGGACTGGCCCGAGGAGCGGCTCGACCTGCTCCAGGGCGTCACCCAGCTGATCGCGGTGGAGCGAGACCGGCGGGACGCGGCACGCACGGTGCGCAGGCGGCTCGCCCAGGAGGTCCTCGAACTCGTCCAGACGGGGGCCGCGCCCGCCGAGATCGCGGCCCGGCTGCGGGTCGCGGCGCCGGTGCTGCTGCCCGGCCTGGGCGCGGCCCCGCACTGGCAGGTCGTGGTGGCGCGGGTCGAATGGGACGGCGGCGGGATCGAGTGCGGCCCGGTCGCCCAGGCGCTGCTGGAGGAGATCCTCGTCGACCCGCTGACGCCCGGACCCGAGCACTCCGACCGGATCGCCGTCGCCCACTCGGGGGACGAGGCGGTCGCGCTCGTACCGCTTCCGGCCGTTCCTTCCGACGAGGACGGATCCGATCCCGGACTGCACGCGGACGCCCTGCTCGCGGCCGTAAGGGAGCCGCTGTCGGCCGGCCTGAACGACGACGGCCGGCTCACCGTCGGCGTCAGCGCGGCCGTGCACTCGGCCGAGGGGCTGCGCGGCGCCCTGGAGGAGGCCCGGCACGCCCGCCGGGTCGCCGCGGCACGGCCCGGGCGGGTCTGCGCGGCCGGGCACCAGGAGCTGGCCTCGCACGTCCTGCTGCTGCCGTTCGTCCCGGACGACGTGCGCCGCGCCTTCACCGCCCGGCTGCTCGACCCGCTGCGCGAGTACGACAGCCGGCACCGCGCGGAGCTGATCCCGACCCTGGAGGCGTTCCTGGACTGCGACGGCTCCTGGACGCGCTGTGCCGCCCGGCTGCACCTGCATGTCAACACGCTGCGCTACCGCGTCGGCCGTATCGAGCAGTTGACGAGCCGTGATCTCTCGCGCCTGGAAGACAAGTTGGACTTCTTCCTGGCACTGCGGATGAGCTGA
- a CDS encoding xanthine dehydrogenase family protein subunit M, whose protein sequence is MDFLRPASWEEALAAKAEHPTAVPIAGGTDVMVEINFDHRRPEYLLDLNRIGELGEWEAGEGSVRLGASVPYTRIMENLRRELPGLALASHTVASPQIRNRGGVGGNLGTASPAGDAHPALLAAGAEVEAESVRGSRLIPIDEFYTGVKRNALAPDELIRAVHVKNADGPQQYSKVGTRNAMVIAVCAFGLALHPETRTVRTGIGSAAPTPVRAKTAEEFLNAALEEGGFWDNGKIITPSVAKQFAALCSAACNPIDDVRGTASYRRHAVGVMARRTLMWTWESYRGTAARTEGVA, encoded by the coding sequence ATGGACTTCCTTCGCCCCGCCAGCTGGGAGGAGGCGCTCGCCGCCAAGGCCGAGCACCCCACCGCCGTGCCGATCGCGGGTGGCACCGATGTGATGGTCGAGATCAACTTCGATCACCGCAGGCCCGAGTACCTCCTCGACCTGAACCGCATCGGGGAGCTCGGCGAGTGGGAGGCGGGCGAGGGGAGCGTGCGCCTGGGCGCCTCCGTCCCGTACACCCGGATCATGGAGAACCTGCGCCGTGAGCTCCCCGGGCTGGCCCTCGCCTCCCACACCGTGGCCTCGCCGCAGATCCGCAACCGCGGCGGCGTCGGCGGCAACCTCGGCACCGCCTCCCCGGCCGGCGACGCCCACCCCGCCCTCCTCGCGGCCGGCGCCGAGGTCGAGGCCGAGTCGGTGCGCGGTTCGCGGCTCATCCCCATCGACGAGTTCTACACCGGCGTGAAGCGCAACGCGCTCGCGCCCGACGAGCTGATCCGCGCCGTCCACGTCAAGAACGCGGACGGACCGCAGCAGTACTCCAAGGTCGGCACCCGCAACGCCATGGTGATCGCGGTGTGCGCCTTCGGACTTGCCCTGCACCCCGAGACCCGTACGGTCCGCACCGGCATCGGCTCGGCCGCGCCCACCCCGGTCCGCGCGAAAACGGCCGAGGAGTTCCTGAACGCGGCGCTGGAGGAGGGCGGCTTCTGGGACAACGGAAAGATCATCACCCCGTCGGTGGCCAAGCAGTTCGCCGCGCTGTGCTCCGCCGCCTGCAACCCGATCGACGACGTCCGCGGCACGGCGAGCTACCGCCGCCACGCGGTCGGTGTCATGGCCCGCCGCACCCTGATGTGGACCTGGGAGTCCTACCGCGGCACCGCCGCCCGCACGGAGGGAGTCGCGTAA
- a CDS encoding (2Fe-2S)-binding protein: MRVSFTVNGRRQEADDVWEGESLLYVLRERLGLPGSKNACEQGECGSCTVRLDGVPVCSCLVAAGQAEGREVVTVEGLADFAKQRAEHAGCAAGAGNTSAAAGISLDEDQLGAPPGEAWGRGAKGQDSQTGEGAELSPVQQAFIDAGAVQCGFCTPGLLIAADEMLERTPNPSDADIREALSGNLCRCTGYEKIMDAVRLAAARQSEAV, translated from the coding sequence ATGCGTGTCAGCTTCACGGTCAACGGCCGCAGGCAGGAGGCCGACGACGTCTGGGAGGGCGAGAGCCTCCTGTACGTCCTGCGCGAGCGCCTCGGCCTGCCCGGCTCGAAGAACGCCTGCGAGCAGGGCGAGTGCGGCTCCTGCACCGTCCGCCTGGACGGCGTGCCCGTCTGTTCCTGTCTGGTCGCCGCCGGCCAGGCCGAGGGACGCGAGGTCGTCACCGTCGAGGGACTGGCCGACTTCGCCAAGCAGCGCGCGGAACACGCCGGTTGTGCGGCAGGTGCGGGCAACACGTCCGCAGCGGCGGGCATTTCGCTCGACGAAGACCAGCTGGGGGCACCCCCGGGCGAAGCCTGGGGGAGGGGGGCCAAGGGCCAGGACTCGCAGACCGGTGAGGGCGCCGAACTCTCGCCCGTGCAGCAGGCGTTCATCGATGCCGGAGCCGTGCAGTGCGGCTTCTGCACCCCGGGTCTGCTGATCGCGGCGGACGAGATGCTGGAGCGCACGCCGAACCCGAGCGACGCGGACATCCGCGAGGCGCTCTCGGGCAACCTGTGCCGCTGCACCGGCTACGAGAAGATCATGGACGCGGTCCGCCTCGCGGCCGCCCGGCAGTCCGAGGCGGTCTGA